Within the Bacillota bacterium genome, the region GGAAGCCGACCGCCGCCTGGTGGAGCAGGCCCGCGCCGAGGTGGAGGAGGCCTTCGCCTTCGCGCGCGAGAGCCCCTATCCCGCGCCCGAGGAGGCGCTGGAGCACGTCTTCGCCTGAGAGGAGAGGAGGGACCCCCGTGTCGACCCGTCAGCTGACCATGGCGCGCGCCATCGCCGAGGCGATCGCGCAGGAGATGGAGCGGGATCCGACCGTCTTCGTGATGGGCGAGGACGTGGGCAAGTACGGCGGCATCTTCGGCGCCACGCAGGGGCTCTTGGAGCGCTTCGGACCGGAGCGGGTGCGCGACACCCCCATCAGCGAGACCGGCTTCATCGGCGCCGCGGTGGGGGCCGCCATGTCCGGCATGCGTCCCGTCACCGAGCTGATGTTCGTCGACTTCTTCGGCGTGGCCATGGACCAGATCTACAACTCCATGGCGAAGAACATCTACTTCTCGGGCGGCCGCGTGCACGTGCCCATGGTGCTCATGACCGCCACGGGCGGCGGCTACAGCGACGCGGGCCAGCACTCGCAGAACCTCTACGCCACCTTCGCCCACCTGCCCGGCATGAAGGTGGTCGTCCCCTCCAACGCCTACGACGCCAAGGGCCTGATGATCGCCGCCATCCGCGACGAGAGCCCCGTCGTCTACATGTTCCACAAGGGGCTGATGGGGCTGGTCTGGATGCCCTCGGCGCGCGGCGCGCAGACGCCCGTGCCGGAGGAGGCCTACACGGTGCCCATCGGCGAGGCGGCCGTCCGCCGGGAGGGGCGCGACGTGACGCTGGTGGCGGTGGGGCTGATGGTCCACCGCGCGCTGGAGGCGGCCGAGGAGCTGGCCCGCGAGGGGATCGAGGCGGAGGTGCTGGACCTGCGCTCGCTGGTCCCGCTGGACCGCGAGGCCATCCTC harbors:
- a CDS encoding alpha-ketoacid dehydrogenase subunit beta — translated: MARAIAEAIAQEMERDPTVFVMGEDVGKYGGIFGATQGLLERFGPERVRDTPISETGFIGAAVGAAMSGMRPVTELMFVDFFGVAMDQIYNSMAKNIYFSGGRVHVPMVLMTATGGGYSDAGQHSQNLYATFAHLPGMKVVVPSNAYDAKGLMIAAIRDESPVVYMFHKGLMGLVWMPSARGAQTPVPEEAYTVPIGEAAVRREGRDVTLVAVGLMVHRALEAAEELAREGIEAEVLDLRSLVPLDREAILRSVAKTRHLVVVDEDYKSYGLTAEVIATVAEHDLSLLRSKPERVAYPDIPVPYSRPMEQFALPDAARIAAAARRTLAASAVA